A DNA window from Agarivorans sp. TSD2052 contains the following coding sequences:
- the trpB gene encoding tryptophan synthase subunit beta: MSKLNSYFGEFGGQFVPQILVPALDQLEQAFIDAQQDPEFLEEFNHLLTEYAGRPTPLTLCRNITAGTKTKIYLKREDLLHGGAHKTNQVLGQALLAKRMGKKEIIAETGAGQHGVATALACALLGLKCRVYMGAVDCERQEPNVFRMKLMGAEVIPVHSGSSTLKDACNEALRDWAASYDTAHYLLGTAAGPHPFPTIVREFQKMIGEEAKQQILKAEGRLPDAVIACVGGGSNAIGMFADFIEEEGVQLIGVEPAGKGIDTDQHGAPLKHGRKGMFFGMHSLLMQDPNGQIEESYSISAGLDFPSVGPQHAHLNAIGRASYESATDEEALSAFQTLAESEGIIPALESAHALAYALKLAKQDKDKEQILLVNLSGRGDKDIFTVAEIFEQRGGL; encoded by the coding sequence ATGAGTAAATTAAATTCCTATTTTGGCGAGTTTGGTGGCCAGTTTGTACCACAGATTTTGGTGCCCGCTTTAGACCAACTTGAGCAAGCCTTTATTGATGCCCAGCAGGATCCTGAATTTCTAGAAGAATTCAATCACCTATTGACTGAGTATGCAGGTAGACCTACCCCCCTAACGCTTTGCCGAAACATCACCGCGGGGACAAAAACGAAAATTTACCTCAAGCGTGAAGACTTACTGCACGGCGGTGCTCACAAAACTAACCAAGTATTAGGCCAAGCCCTGCTAGCAAAGCGCATGGGTAAAAAAGAAATTATTGCAGAAACCGGTGCCGGCCAGCATGGCGTAGCCACCGCGTTGGCCTGCGCACTACTTGGCTTAAAATGTCGTGTCTACATGGGCGCGGTTGACTGCGAACGCCAAGAGCCAAATGTATTCCGCATGAAGCTGATGGGCGCTGAAGTGATTCCCGTTCATAGCGGTTCGTCAACACTGAAAGACGCGTGTAATGAAGCCCTCCGTGATTGGGCAGCCAGTTACGACACCGCCCATTACTTGCTTGGCACGGCTGCGGGCCCGCACCCTTTCCCCACCATTGTGCGCGAGTTCCAGAAAATGATTGGTGAAGAAGCTAAACAACAGATCTTAAAAGCCGAAGGTCGATTGCCTGATGCAGTGATTGCTTGTGTGGGTGGCGGCTCTAATGCCATTGGCATGTTTGCCGACTTTATTGAAGAAGAAGGCGTGCAACTGATTGGTGTTGAGCCTGCGGGTAAAGGGATAGATACCGATCAACACGGCGCACCACTAAAACATGGCCGTAAGGGGATGTTTTTTGGCATGCACTCTTTATTGATGCAAGATCCCAATGGTCAAATTGAAGAGTCTTACTCCATTTCGGCAGGGTTGGACTTCCCGTCAGTAGGCCCTCAACACGCTCACCTAAACGCGATTGGTCGTGCCAGCTATGAATCAGCGACTGATGAAGAAGCTTTAAGTGCATTCCAAACTTTAGCGGAAAGTGAAGGAATTATTCCTGCTCTAGAGTCAGCACATGCTTTGGCTTACGCCCTTAAATTGGCGAAGCAAGATAAAGACAAAGAACAAATATTACTGGTGAATCTATCTGGTCGAGGCGACAAAGATATCTTTACAGTGGCAGAAATTTTCGAACAACGAGGAGGCCTATAA
- the trpA gene encoding tryptophan synthase subunit alpha has protein sequence MTQRYANLFERLAAKQQGAFVPFVTLGDPDLEQSLAIVDALVEGGADALELGIPFSDPVADGPTIQGANVRALAANVTPPKCIEMIKSIRDKHPEVPIGLLLYANLVYSTGIDVFYQKLAEAGVDSVLVADAPIRESAPFRESANKHGLQSIFIAPPNADDATLAKVAEYGQGYTYLVSRAGVTGTETKAEAPIAHLLEKLQQYSAPPALLGFGIATPKQVKDSIAAGAAGAISGSAVVKIIEAHLDDKPQMLDSLREFTASMKAATV, from the coding sequence ATGACGCAACGTTACGCTAACTTATTTGAACGCTTAGCAGCTAAGCAGCAAGGCGCATTTGTACCGTTTGTGACATTAGGTGACCCTGACCTTGAGCAGTCATTAGCCATTGTTGATGCATTAGTAGAAGGCGGAGCAGACGCTTTAGAGCTAGGCATTCCCTTTTCTGATCCGGTAGCCGATGGGCCGACTATACAAGGCGCGAACGTAAGGGCCCTTGCTGCCAACGTGACCCCACCAAAATGTATCGAAATGATTAAGAGCATTCGTGATAAACACCCGGAAGTCCCCATTGGCTTATTATTATACGCAAACTTGGTTTACTCTACTGGCATCGATGTATTTTACCAAAAGCTAGCTGAAGCAGGCGTAGATTCTGTGTTGGTTGCTGATGCGCCAATTCGCGAATCAGCTCCTTTTAGAGAGTCAGCGAATAAGCACGGATTACAAAGCATCTTTATTGCCCCTCCAAACGCCGATGATGCAACGCTAGCCAAGGTGGCTGAATACGGACAGGGCTATACCTACTTAGTCAGCCGCGCAGGAGTCACAGGCACCGAGACCAAAGCAGAAGCACCGATCGCTCACCTTCTTGAAAAATTGCAACAATATAGCGCACCGCCAGCTTTACTGGGTTTTGGTATTGCCACCCCCAAACAAGTAAAAGACAGCATTGCTGCTGGGGCCGCTGGTGCGATATCGGGTTCTGCAGTGGTGAAAATTATAGAGGCACATCTTGACGATAAACCACAAATGCTAGACTCACTGCGTGAGTTTACCGCTTCTATGAAAGCCGCTACCGTTTAA
- a CDS encoding septation protein A yields MKQFFEFIPLIIFFAVYKMQDIYAATLALIIAAAVLLAISYLKNKKVEKMHLISFVLILVFGGLTLVLRDDDFIKWKPTVINWLFGVVLLLSQFPFGSPLIKKMLGKEMQLPDAVWGKVNVAWALFFIGCGTLNLYIAFNYSEDVWVNFKVFGLLGLTLLFTVATVIYLYKHLPKEQQDSLSQKKD; encoded by the coding sequence ATGAAACAGTTTTTCGAGTTTATTCCGCTAATTATTTTTTTCGCCGTTTACAAAATGCAAGATATCTATGCTGCAACACTGGCTCTGATTATCGCAGCGGCGGTTTTGTTAGCCATCTCGTATTTAAAAAATAAGAAAGTTGAGAAGATGCATCTGATTTCTTTCGTTCTTATTTTGGTGTTTGGCGGGCTCACCCTAGTACTGCGCGATGATGATTTTATCAAATGGAAGCCAACCGTTATTAACTGGTTGTTTGGTGTAGTGCTATTGCTTAGCCAGTTCCCGTTTGGTAGCCCTCTCATCAAGAAGATGCTTGGTAAAGAAATGCAATTACCTGATGCGGTATGGGGCAAAGTGAACGTGGCTTGGGCACTTTTTTTTATCGGCTGTGGAACCTTAAACCTTTATATCGCTTTCAACTACTCTGAAGATGTCTGGGTAAATTTCAAAGTCTTTGGTTTACTTGGCTTAACCTTATTATTCACCGTTGCTACGGTAATTTACTTATACAAACATTTACCTAAAGAACAACAAGACTCGCTATCTCAAAAGAAGGATTAA
- a CDS encoding YciI family protein, with amino-acid sequence MWYVIFAQDVENSLEKRKLARTAHLARLQDLLNEGRLFVAGPNPAIDAEDPAEAGFTGSTVIAEFASLEDAQGWADADPYIEAGVYDTVIVKPFKKVLP; translated from the coding sequence ATGTGGTATGTTATTTTTGCTCAAGATGTAGAAAACAGTTTAGAGAAACGCAAGCTCGCCAGAACCGCACACCTAGCTCGACTGCAAGACCTGCTCAATGAAGGTCGTTTATTCGTGGCTGGCCCCAACCCTGCCATTGATGCAGAAGACCCCGCTGAAGCGGGTTTTACCGGTTCAACAGTGATTGCCGAATTTGCTAGCCTAGAAGACGCCCAAGGCTGGGCAGACGCAGACCCATACATTGAAGCAGGTGTCTATGACACTGTCATTGTTAAACCTTTTAAAAAGGTCTTACCGTAA
- a CDS encoding ComEA family DNA-binding protein → MKIKTLLLTLVLCVAGLNPLYATENTQALNLNTANAEQLVTLKGIGKSKSIAIVEYRKQHGDFKNVEQIVLVPGVGETIYLDNKDKLFVE, encoded by the coding sequence ATGAAAATAAAAACACTGTTACTCACCTTAGTGCTTTGCGTTGCTGGCCTAAATCCACTCTATGCGACTGAAAACACCCAGGCCTTAAACCTTAATACGGCTAACGCTGAACAGTTAGTAACTCTAAAAGGTATCGGAAAAAGTAAATCAATCGCCATAGTAGAATACCGAAAGCAGCACGGAGACTTTAAAAATGTCGAGCAAATAGTGCTGGTACCGGGTGTGGGAGAGACGATTTACCTAGATAACAAAGACAAGTTGTTCGTCGAATAA
- the galU gene encoding UTP--glucose-1-phosphate uridylyltransferase GalU: MTTKVQKAVLPVAGLGTRMLPATKAIPKEMLPIVDKPLIQYVVQEAIAAGIKEIILVTHSSKNSIENHFDTSFELEATLEKRVKRQLLEEVRSICPKDVTIMHIRQGVAKGLGHAILCAKPLIGDNPFAVLLPDVILDDSTSDLKTQNLADMVRKFDDTGSSQVMVEAVAQEDVSKFGIADINGANIGPGESADMIATVEKPSVDEAPSNLAVVGRYVLSAQIWKELARTPPGAGDEIQLTDAIASLMKKEKAQAYYMVGKSHDCGSKFGYLKAFVEYGLRHPELKDRFKKYLADLKL, from the coding sequence ATGACCACTAAAGTACAAAAAGCGGTTCTCCCCGTTGCCGGCTTAGGAACTAGAATGTTACCCGCCACTAAGGCTATCCCTAAAGAGATGCTGCCTATCGTAGATAAGCCTTTAATACAGTATGTCGTGCAAGAAGCCATCGCCGCAGGCATCAAAGAAATCATTTTAGTGACTCATTCAAGTAAAAACTCTATTGAGAACCATTTTGATACCAGTTTTGAGTTAGAAGCCACCCTTGAAAAACGGGTTAAACGCCAGTTACTGGAAGAAGTTCGTTCTATATGCCCTAAAGACGTCACCATTATGCATATACGACAAGGTGTCGCTAAAGGCCTAGGGCATGCTATTTTATGCGCTAAACCTTTAATCGGTGATAATCCTTTTGCGGTGTTGTTACCCGACGTCATTTTAGATGACTCAACCTCAGATTTGAAAACCCAAAACCTCGCCGATATGGTGAGAAAATTTGATGATACAGGCTCCAGTCAAGTCATGGTTGAAGCTGTAGCCCAAGAAGATGTCAGTAAATTTGGTATCGCTGATATCAATGGCGCAAACATCGGACCGGGTGAATCGGCAGACATGATTGCAACCGTAGAAAAACCCTCTGTAGATGAGGCTCCTTCTAACTTAGCCGTGGTAGGTCGCTATGTATTATCAGCGCAAATATGGAAAGAATTAGCCAGAACCCCTCCTGGAGCCGGCGACGAAATTCAGCTCACCGACGCTATCGCCAGTTTAATGAAAAAAGAAAAGGCACAAGCCTACTATATGGTAGGGAAAAGCCATGATTGTGGCAGCAAGTTTGGGTATCTAAAAGCCTTTGTCGAATACGGTTTACGCCACCCGGAGCTAAAAGATCGCTTTAAGAAATATTTAGCAGATCTAAAACTTTAA
- the gmhB gene encoding D-glycero-beta-D-manno-heptose 1,7-bisphosphate 7-phosphatase: MKQPAIFLDRDGVINHDSGYVSKVDDFEFIDGAIEAMQQLKKAGWLLVVITNQAGIARGYFTEQEFMSLTEWMDWSLADRGVDLDGIYFCPHHKDYGNETYRQDCDCRKPKPGMILDATDELNIDLTQSWIVGDKGSDLQAGNNAGIPNRIFVKGNYPVNQQQSQLATYTVSSLKEAAEYILKSSR, translated from the coding sequence ATGAAACAACCCGCTATTTTTCTAGACCGCGACGGTGTGATCAATCATGACTCAGGCTATGTCTCAAAAGTTGATGACTTTGAATTCATTGATGGTGCTATTGAGGCTATGCAGCAATTAAAAAAAGCGGGTTGGTTATTGGTTGTAATTACTAACCAAGCTGGTATTGCTAGAGGCTACTTCACTGAACAAGAGTTTATGTCATTAACAGAGTGGATGGATTGGTCGTTGGCGGACCGTGGGGTTGACTTAGATGGTATCTACTTCTGCCCGCATCATAAGGACTATGGCAACGAAACGTATCGGCAAGATTGTGACTGTCGTAAACCCAAGCCTGGGATGATTTTAGATGCCACTGACGAACTAAACATAGATTTAACTCAATCTTGGATAGTTGGAGATAAAGGCTCAGACCTGCAAGCGGGCAATAACGCGGGTATTCCAAACCGCATCTTTGTGAAGGGGAACTACCCTGTTAACCAACAGCAGTCTCAACTTGCAACATATACGGTTTCTTCATTAAAAGAAGCCGCTGAATATATCCTAAAAAGTTCCCGTTAA
- a CDS encoding HAMP domain-containing methyl-accepting chemotaxis protein: MSISNKLLAAFGFVAVLMVISASIVFLQLSSITQKEQQIVEVSVPVVSKSKEIERQLQLSVSAVRAYLIHGSDPQRAEHFQAVFDKAWSEIAINIEQIALLTQASVPEQTIVDFEKLKQLQQQIIEISNSEDNLPAHALLLFDIAPLAEEAMNQVSSAVAEEISKPGLYSPKKRVRLLADMSEARNQLANALTSLRSFIITGDSYEQEKYAEYFSRHKLLVADVEAAANLFTEEQARLWQQFVELVDIFVPLVDELFVIRAAEDWNIANHRMANEVVPLVGDIEQQLLQWNIQQQQLLEQNQQELKSLGQHIVVVVFGGALVAALLGGLVVFWLSQRIKTSLASVNLRAMQIAEGDLANQPLVVKGKDEIAQLTGSINAMSEQLKSLIAEVNQTASDVSSNSHRIYEKSDAISHALNEQRLKVDSAATAIEQMSVAAREIAQNTSQAADHARDCGDVAEQGGKVVTDTIAIMQNIESSVGDSNQHITKLNLAGAEVEKITDVIAGIAEQTNLLALNAAIEAARAGEQGRGFAVVADEVRSLASRTSQSTEEISRIINQIRSLTEAANQSMNQSTELVTNGRRVVHSAGDALNQVIDTTQGVTEMVTAIATATEEQSAVAADVAMTLETIALIAQDSVDGAQASLVDTQQLEEKSEQLKQQIQRFVL, translated from the coding sequence GTGTCTATTTCAAATAAACTATTAGCGGCGTTTGGTTTTGTTGCCGTATTAATGGTTATTTCCGCGTCAATTGTATTTCTTCAGCTGTCTAGCATTACGCAGAAAGAGCAGCAGATCGTTGAAGTTAGTGTCCCTGTTGTTTCAAAAAGTAAAGAAATTGAGCGGCAACTCCAGCTTTCTGTCAGCGCAGTACGAGCGTATTTAATCCACGGTTCAGATCCTCAACGGGCTGAACATTTTCAAGCGGTATTTGACAAGGCTTGGAGCGAAATTGCTATTAACATAGAGCAAATAGCGCTATTAACTCAAGCTAGCGTGCCTGAACAAACGATCGTTGATTTTGAAAAATTAAAGCAATTACAACAACAAATTATTGAGATTTCTAATAGCGAAGACAACTTGCCTGCTCATGCTTTATTACTGTTTGATATAGCGCCGCTAGCTGAAGAAGCGATGAATCAAGTATCCAGCGCCGTGGCTGAAGAGATTTCAAAACCGGGCTTATACAGCCCTAAAAAGCGCGTGCGTTTGCTGGCAGATATGAGCGAAGCTCGCAATCAACTGGCAAATGCTTTAACCAGCCTGAGAAGTTTTATTATAACTGGCGATTCGTATGAGCAAGAAAAATACGCCGAATATTTTTCTCGTCATAAACTGCTCGTCGCGGATGTTGAAGCCGCGGCTAATTTGTTTACTGAAGAGCAAGCTCGTCTTTGGCAACAGTTTGTCGAGCTTGTCGATATTTTCGTTCCATTAGTCGATGAGTTATTTGTTATCCGAGCAGCTGAAGATTGGAATATTGCCAATCATCGTATGGCCAATGAAGTGGTTCCTTTAGTGGGCGATATTGAACAGCAATTACTACAGTGGAACATACAGCAACAACAGTTGTTGGAACAAAATCAGCAAGAGCTTAAGTCATTAGGCCAACATATCGTCGTGGTCGTATTTGGTGGAGCCCTTGTGGCAGCGTTATTGGGAGGTCTAGTCGTTTTTTGGCTTAGTCAAAGAATAAAAACAAGTTTAGCCTCTGTAAATTTACGCGCGATGCAAATAGCCGAAGGTGACTTAGCTAATCAGCCATTAGTCGTTAAAGGAAAAGACGAAATTGCCCAGTTAACGGGTTCTATCAATGCTATGTCAGAACAATTGAAATCGCTGATAGCTGAAGTTAACCAAACAGCCAGTGACGTGAGTAGCAATAGTCATCGTATTTACGAAAAAAGTGATGCGATTAGTCACGCTCTAAATGAACAGCGTCTAAAAGTTGATTCTGCCGCAACCGCGATTGAACAAATGTCGGTTGCGGCAAGAGAAATCGCGCAAAACACATCCCAGGCCGCTGATCACGCGCGAGATTGTGGTGATGTAGCAGAACAAGGTGGAAAAGTCGTCACTGATACCATCGCTATTATGCAAAACATAGAGAGTTCTGTTGGCGACAGCAATCAACATATCACCAAGCTAAACCTTGCGGGCGCCGAGGTAGAGAAAATCACAGATGTTATTGCAGGTATTGCCGAACAAACCAACCTATTGGCCTTAAATGCTGCGATAGAAGCCGCGCGTGCTGGTGAGCAAGGCAGAGGGTTTGCTGTTGTAGCCGATGAAGTGAGAAGTCTAGCGAGTCGCACTAGTCAATCTACAGAAGAGATCAGCCGCATTATTAATCAAATTCGTAGTCTAACTGAAGCGGCCAACCAAAGCATGAATCAAAGTACCGAGTTGGTGACCAATGGAAGGCGTGTGGTTCATAGTGCTGGGGATGCGCTTAATCAAGTTATCGATACTACCCAAGGTGTCACTGAAATGGTTACCGCTATTGCAACGGCAACAGAAGAGCAATCTGCTGTTGCGGCTGATGTTGCTATGACCCTAGAAACCATAGCCTTAATCGCTCAAGATTCTGTCGATGGAGCTCAAGCTAGTTTAGTGGATACGCAACAGCTAGAAGAGAAATCTGAACAATTGAAACAACAAATACAACGTTTTGTATTGTAG
- the rcsF gene encoding Rcs stress response system protein RcsF produces MHFFSRLVLCLSLSVLVSACSGNYSFNSNLDKENFDNYIPAADVSVYQSDQIDPLSAEYLGIVEGVSCQEKANHAPPQEVDARNSLREQAALLGANAVVIQQCYPIAEPVACLAMLSCFAKAYKI; encoded by the coding sequence ATGCATTTTTTTTCTAGATTGGTTCTTTGCTTGTCACTCTCCGTACTCGTAAGCGCATGTAGCGGCAATTATTCTTTTAATAGTAACCTTGATAAAGAGAATTTCGATAACTACATCCCAGCAGCCGATGTGTCAGTTTACCAATCTGACCAAATTGATCCTCTCAGCGCTGAATACTTGGGTATTGTTGAAGGTGTAAGCTGCCAAGAAAAAGCTAACCACGCTCCACCACAAGAAGTAGATGCCCGCAATAGCCTACGAGAGCAAGCAGCTTTGCTGGGTGCAAACGCGGTAGTAATCCAACAATGCTATCCCATCGCTGAGCCTGTGGCTTGCCTTGCCATGCTAAGTTGTTTTGCAAAGGCATATAAGATTTAG
- the tsaA gene encoding tRNA (N6-threonylcarbamoyladenosine(37)-N6)-methyltransferase TrmO yields the protein MTLSIEPLGYIRSPYAEKFSVPRQPGLVTATTSTLVFTAPYNNPDMLADIEQFSHFWLIFAFHQNSDAGWKAKVRPPRLGGNQKVGVLASRSSFRPNNLGLSLMQLSHVVREKSCLELHFKGGDLVDGTPIYDVKPYLPYSDSEPNALAGYAQSEPTPALQINWHEDAEEHCNLLGISKNQQQVIEQVLAQDPRPAYKRNKPDDKIYGVHLYDLNIRWQVINSGATRPQLYIMSLSHV from the coding sequence ATGACACTAAGCATTGAACCTTTGGGATATATTCGCTCACCTTACGCTGAGAAGTTCTCAGTGCCTAGGCAGCCAGGCTTGGTTACCGCCACCACGAGTACACTCGTATTTACGGCCCCTTATAATAACCCAGATATGCTAGCTGATATTGAACAGTTCAGTCATTTTTGGTTGATCTTCGCTTTTCATCAAAATAGCGATGCAGGCTGGAAAGCGAAAGTGCGCCCTCCTCGCTTAGGCGGAAATCAAAAAGTAGGCGTGTTAGCTTCTCGTTCTAGCTTTCGCCCAAATAACCTCGGGTTATCATTGATGCAATTGAGCCATGTGGTGCGGGAAAAAAGCTGCCTTGAGCTACATTTTAAGGGGGGCGATTTGGTAGATGGCACACCCATTTATGATGTTAAACCCTACCTGCCATATTCAGATAGTGAACCAAATGCTCTGGCTGGCTATGCCCAGAGCGAGCCAACACCAGCACTGCAGATTAACTGGCATGAAGATGCAGAAGAACACTGCAATCTCTTAGGCATAAGCAAAAACCAACAACAAGTTATTGAGCAGGTATTAGCTCAAGACCCCCGACCGGCTTATAAACGAAATAAGCCGGATGATAAAATATATGGCGTTCACCTATACGACTTAAATATTAGATGGCAAGTGATTAATTCTGGCGCTACAAGGCCTCAACTCTACATAATGTCGCTTAGCCATGTCTGA